From Medicago truncatula cultivar Jemalong A17 chromosome 7, MtrunA17r5.0-ANR, whole genome shotgun sequence, a single genomic window includes:
- the LOC25499222 gene encoding uncharacterized protein: MLFREVPPEVNDDIASLCYIGSWYNELPALKMVMSQFSLKYGEEYIDEVNKFKADCGVKEEVIELLLVPKPSIEKRNKLIKQIANRFVFNWDPISVINNASSAYEDPMSHIKIHSMLMLFNKIPCSNNKQFEISTCKSLLEKTIVDAQSLINTKEKKMDDMRDSIFQLLVYRYKIEAYTVAEYLLDQKNLCQILRYITYFSQQIVHHLPYIESRRKVLPEVKEPIASLCYVESRYKELPVLKKLMSQFSLKYGEDYIFKVNMLMEDGVKEQIISLFVPKPLVEERNKLIREIANQFGLKEKLVEERNKLIKEIDNQFELDWIPRSLDEDTTSSLNQDKTFFVFANDVSM, translated from the exons ATGTTGTTCAGGGAAGTTCCCCCAGAAGTGAACGACGATATCGCTAGCTTATGTTACATTGGTTCATGGTATAATGAACTTCCAGCTTTGAAGATGGTTATGtcacaattttctttaaaatacgGTGAAGAATATATAGATGAAGTTAACAAGTTCAAGGCAGATTGTGGTGTTAAGGAGGAG GTAATAGAGTTATTGTTAGTTCCGAAGCCATCAATTGAGAAACGAAACAAACTTATAAAGCAAATAGCCAATCGGTTTGTGTTTAACTGGGATCCAATCTCTGTTATAAACAATGCGTCTTCTGCCTATGAAGACCCAATGTCACAT ATAAAAATCCACTCAATGTTGATGCTTTTTAACAAGATCCCATGTTCTAACAACAAGCAATTCGAGATCTCCACCTG CAAGTCTTTGCTGGAAAAGACAATTGTAGATGCACAATCTCTTATTAACAcaaaggagaagaagatggaTGATATGCGAGATAGCATTTTTCAGCTACTCGTGTATCGGTATAAAATTGAAGCTTACACTGTG GCAGAATATCTTCTTGATCAGAAAAATTTGTGTCAGATTCTACGATATATTACATATTTTTCTCAACAAATTGTTCATCATCTTCCTTACATTGAATCACGAAG GAAAGTTCTCCCAGAAGTGAAGGAACCTATAGCTAGTTTATGTTATGTTGAATCAAGGTATAAGGAACTTCCAGTTTTGAAGAAGCTTATGtcacaattttctttaaaatacgGAGAAGATTATATATTTAAAGTCAACATGTTAATGGAAGATGGCGTCAAAGAACAG ATAATATCATTGTTCGTTCCGAAGCCACTAGTTGAGGAACGAAACAAACTTATAAGAGAAATTGCTAATCAGTTTGGGTTGAAGGAAAAACTAGTTGAGGAACGAAACAAACTTATAAAGGAAATTGATAATCAGTTCGAGTTGGACTGGATTCCTCGTTCTCTTGATGAAGACACCACATCTTCTCTTAATCAAGACAAaacgttttttgtttttgcgaATGACGTTTCAATGTAA